TTACATATTCATGTTTCAGGTGGATGTTGCCATAGGGCTTGTACATGAAGTTGCTCACCGAGGCTCCTTTTGAATAACCGCCGGATATGCCCATGTCGAAACCGAAGATTTTCGGTTTATTGTCCTGCTTCACATCTTCCCTGTCATCGCCTCCCGCCGTAGTTTCAAGGGAGGGATCGCTATCCGGCTCATTGCTTTCATTGTCCCTGGATATCGCGGCAGTGGAGATCATGCAGAGAAATGCGAGGAACGACAAGGTGATCACGATGCCTCTTCGCAGTTTAAGATTTGATAAGATCATTGCCGTATCCGTGCGGTATGATGAAATGTGCCGTATCAATTAAGACAGACCGGAAGGAAGCATCCATCCGGTCTGCCACCATTATGTCCGGGCATCCAGGTCCCGTATTACCTTCCCCCGCGATTGCCGCCGGTGCCGGTTGTGCCGCCGGCAGTGCCGGTGCTGCCGCGGTTTATCCTGACCATCTCGCGGCTGACGGCCCGCTGTTGCGTCTGGTTCTTAATCTGCTCTCTTTTGGCTTCCTGGCTCGCCTTGCGATCTTCCCGGCGCTCCCTTGTTTGTTCTCTTTTGTTTTCCCTTATCCGGTCACGGTCCTGTTTCTTGGTCCTTACCTGATTCTTCTTGGCGTCGCCTTTTTGGGTCTGATCCTGTTTTCTTTCCCTCACCCGGTCTTTTTCAGTTTTCCGCATCCTCTCGCGGTCCTGTTTCTTCTCTTTCAACTGATCCTTCTGCGCGTCTTTTTTCTGGACACGGTCCTGCTTCCTTTCCCTGACCTGGTCTTTCTGGGCGTCGCGCTCCCTGATACGGTCCTGCTTCATTTCCTTGACCTGGTCTTTTTTCGCCTCTTTTTTCTCAATTTTTTCCTCTGCCCTGGTTTTTATCTGTTTTTTATCCATTTCCTTTTCCTGGGCAACGATCAGCACCGGCAGGGCCAGCACCAATGACGTGAAAAGCATTACTAATTTTTTCATAAAACTTCATCTCCTTTGTTAAGTTTTATTATCACAGATATAACGGAAAAATGCCATAAAGAACGACATGAATTTTAAAAAAAAATCAAAAAACTTGACGATTGTAAAATAAGTAAGTATTTTAGATAATACTAAAATTACATATTAAGGAGGTCATAAAAAATGAAAACTAAAAGAATTATGGGATCAATATTTTTTCTCTCATTATTGGTTGGAGCAATGGCAATCTATGCACAGAGAATGCATGGGGCGGGTTATTATTATGATCCATCTAAGGTAATCACTGTATCCGGGATTATTACATCGGTAGAAACCGTGGAACGGGCGCGGGGCTATAACAGCGGCACGCACCTGGAGATCAAAACCGACGGTGGGATTCTATCGGTCTATGCCGGTCCATCTTCCTTTCTGTATAATAAAATAACTTTTGTAAAGGGAGATGCCGTTGAAGTGACCGGCGCGCGTGTTGCCGATGACGGCAAACCGGGCATAGTTGCCAGGGAGATTCGAAAAGGCGATAAGAG
Above is a genomic segment from Spirochaetota bacterium containing:
- a CDS encoding DNA-binding protein, whose translation is MKTKRIMGSIFFLSLLVGAMAIYAQRMHGAGYYYDPSKVITVSGIITSVETVERARGYNSGTHLEIKTDGGILSVYAGPSSFLYNKITFVKGDAVEVTGARVADDGKPGIVAREIRKGDKRIVLRNNDGTPLWAGHGERRGRHRW